In one Amaranthus tricolor cultivar Red isolate AtriRed21 chromosome 8, ASM2621246v1, whole genome shotgun sequence genomic region, the following are encoded:
- the LOC130821350 gene encoding zinc-finger homeodomain protein 6, which yields MEVKKPNKEIPIHPNNSFIYKNTLSPPSPPPPTSQKKTLTLDPSHPTSDSDPNPNLKMIRYRECQRNHAAHLGNHVVDGCGEFMPSGEDGTRLALKCAACDCHRNFHRQVVENDTTTSMATPLLQVRPGALTPTTTNCYISFNKYHKHNNNLLPVTTTSAATPVHNSHLRAPVMMAFGGGGVAAESSSDDLNAYRSGNLEFVEQYGVTKKRFRTKFSQEQKDKMMEFAEKLGWKMQKQDEVEVQRFCREVGVKRQVFKVWMHNNKQATKKKQSG from the coding sequence atggaAGTCAAGAAGCCAAATAAAGAGATTCCAATTCATCCCAATAATTCATTCATTTACAAAAACACTTTATCTCCACCATCTCCACCACCACCAACATCACAAAAGAAAACTCTAACCCTAGATCCATCCCATCCAACAAGTGATTCAGATCCGAATCCAAATCTAAAAATGATCCGTTATCGGGAATGCCAAAGAAACCACGCGGCTCATTTGGGAAACCACGTGGTAGATGGTTGTGGCGAGTTTATGCCTTCGGGCGAGGACGGAACACGCCTCGCCCTAAAGTGTGCGGCTTGCGATTGTCATCGCAATTTTCATAGACAAGTGGTAGAAAATGATACTACCACGTCTATGGCCACACCACTTTTACAAGTAAGACCCGGTGCACTCACACCAACTACAACAAATTGTTATATTTCTTTTAACAAGTACCACAAGCATAATAATAACCTTTTACCGGTAACTACTACTAGTGCTGCTACTCCGGTGCACAACTCCCACCTCCGAGCGCCAGTAATGATGGCGTTCGGAGGCGGGGGAGTAGCAGCAGAATCCTCTAGCGATGACCTAAACGCGTACCGATCGGGAAATTTGGAGTTTGTTGAACAATATGGAGTAACCAAGAAGAGGTTTCGGACGAAATTTTCTCAAGAACAGAAAGATAAAATGATGGAATTTGCGGAGAAACTTGGGTGGAAAATGCAGAAGCAAGATGAAGTAGAAGTGCAGAGATTTTGCCGTGAAGTGGGTGTTAAAAGGCAAGTTTTTAAAGTTTGGATGCACAATAATAAACAAGCCACGAAAAAGAAACAATCTggttaa